A region from the Pelobates fuscus isolate aPelFus1 chromosome 1, aPelFus1.pri, whole genome shotgun sequence genome encodes:
- the GPR18 gene encoding N-arachidonyl glycine receptor: MECINQNQSQINLSFNWRFQEYSLPALIYYSTILPIGLLVNITALWVFSCTTKKRTTITVYMMNVALLDLIFLLFVPFFIMYYAKQYWPFGDVFCRVLGALAVFYPSVTLWLLAFISADRYMAIVQPKHIKELKNISKAMAACFGIWIMTMVTTTPMLFVLEDPDKKCNFTTCYKIFNIIHFKKNNILNFARLIFFFLIPLLIMIGCYCVIIYSLLSGRTSRLKPKAKKKSIRIIVTLVVQVLVCFVPFHICFLLLITQDEQEQYVQWGVVSTLLMYLSTCLDVILYYIVSKQFQARVLSVILYRNYLRSVRRKSVQNGSLRSLSAINSEIV; the protein is encoded by the coding sequence ATGGAATGTATAAATCAGAACCAGAGTCAAATTAATTTATCTTTTAACTGGAGATTCCAAGAATATTCTCTACCTGCACTCATTTATTATAGCACTATACTACCCATTGGTCTTCTAGTTAACATCACAGCACTATGGGTTTTCAGTTGTACGACCAAAAAACGCACAACTATTACAGTCTATATGATGAACGTGGCActtcttgatttaatatttttactttttgtgcCTTTCTTTATCATGTATTACGCAAAACAGTACTGGCCTTTTGGAGATGTGTTTTGCCGTGTGCTGGGAGCATTGGCAGTGTTTTACCCCAGTGTAACACTGTGGCTGCTTGCATTTATAAGTGCAGATCGCTACATGGCAATTGTACAACCCAAGCATATCAAAGAGCTGAAGAACATTTCCAAAGCTATGGCAGCATGCTTCGGAATATGGATAATGACCATGGTGACAACGACCCCTATGCTCTTCGTCCTCGAAGATCCAGACAAAAAATGCAATTTTACCACTTGTTATAAAATCTTCAACATtatccactttaaaaaaaacaacatcttgaACTTTGCTCGTCTTATATTCTTTTTCTTGATTCCACTGCTGATCATGATTGGCTGTTactgtgtcatcatttacagtCTCCTAAGTGGAAGAACGTCTCGACTTAAACCAAAAGCAAAAAAGAAGTCCATTCGGATTATTGTTACTTTAGTGGTGCAGGTATTGGTATGCTTTGTACCATTTCATATTTGCTTCCTGTTGCTGATTACTCAGGATGAACAAGAACAGTATGTGCAATGGGGAGTAGTTTCTACCTTACTAATGTATCTCAGCACATGCCTGGATGTTATTCTATACTACATTGTATCAAAGCAATTCCAGGCAAGAGTTCTCAGTGTTATCTTGTATCGTAACTATTTAAGAAGTGTTCGAAGAAAGAGTGTCCAAAATGGAAGCCTTCGTTCCTTGAGTGCTATTAATAGTGAAATAGTATGA